CGCATCCGCGCCTCGCTTTCGCGCAACGCTTTCGCGGAGGCTTGCGGATTCAGGCTGTCCTGGCTCATCGACGACCCCGATGGAAACGGTTTCGCGCGGCGGAAGGCCGAAGCAAACGTTGTGGATGATTTCGCATTATACCCGACGCGGTCCGGTACCGGGAGCGGGTTCTGTCAGCGGCCGGGGAGCGCCGGGTGCTCCCTCGCGGGGACGCGCACCACGTCGACGATCGTGACCTCCGGGGGGGCGAGGAACCGCATCGGCGGCCCCCAGGTCCCGGTCCCGCGGCTGACGTGAAGCGTGCCGCCGCCGGGCACCGGGTGGTCGCCGCCCAGCAGCGGGTAGACCAGGGCGGTGAAGAGGCGGAACGGGAAGATCTGCCCGTGGTGGGTGTGGCCGGAAAGCTGCAAGTCGAACTTTCCGGCGGCGGACGGGTCGATCGCCGGCCGGTGCTTGAGGAGCACCGTGAACCGGCCGTCCGGGAGGCCGCGAAGGACGTCGGCTTCGGACGGCGCGCCGGAACGGCCGAATCTCGTGCGCGCGGGATCGTCCACCCCCGCGACGCGGAAGGCGTTGTCGACGACCGCCGCATCGTCCCGCAGGAGGGTGAAGCCCGATCGCCGGGTGAAGTCGATCGAGCGGTCGACGCCGGCGTAATATTCGTGGTTCCCGAGAACGGCGTACTTGCCCCTGGGGGCGGCGATCCCGCGGAAGATGTCCGACAGCCCGTCCACCCCGTCGAGCTGGCCGTCGACGAAGTCGCCGGTCGAAACGAAGAGGTCCGGGCGCTCGCGGGAGACGACCTCCGCGACGTCCCTCGCCTTCCTCGTCCGGTGGATGAGCCCCAGGTGGAGGTCGGTGATCTGGGCGATCCGCAGGCGGGGGACCGACGGCGGCAGCTTGGAGGTTTCGACGCGGACGCGCACCACCCGGAGGCGGGACGCCTCGACGGCCGAGTACGCCGCCAGGCCCAGGGAGAGCGCCGCGGCGCAGAGGAAGGCGGCCCGGCCCGCGAGCGCCCGGGGGGCGTTTTCTGCGATACCGATCCGGGCGGGGAGCAGGAGCGCGAGGCGCAGGAGGTCCGACGCAAGGGTGGTCCAGAATAGGAAGAAGAGGAATCCCATCCACAGGTAGCCCGCGTACGAGACGGCCCGCGCGGCGTCCTCGTGGCCGCTCCGGACGAGGAAGTGGGCGGCGATCGGCGCGCACAGGAAGGCGGCGATCACCGGGAGGACGGCCAGCGACGATCCCCACCCCAGGGAGAAGGCCGCCTTCGCCTTCAGGAAGACGTACGCGTGCGCCGACCCGTAGATCAGCAGGAAGGTGGCGAGAAACAGGCTCAAACGGGTCCCCCGATAAACGAATCGGCCTCCAGTATGAGATAATCGCACGTACGAAAGGTTCCGGGGGAGGCGACGTGCCCACGTACGAATACGAGTGCCCCGACTGCGGGGAGTTCGAGAAGGATCAGCGGATGGCCGATCCGCCGTTGAAAAAGTGCCCCCACTGCGGCAAGCCGGTGAAGCGGCTGGTCGGAGGCGGGGGAGGGTTCGTCCTCAAGGGAGGGAACTGGGTCTCCAAGATGCAATCCGGCGGCGAATCCGCGAAGAAGGCCACCGACCGGTTGATGAAGCAGACCGTGGGCGAGGTGGCCGAGGACATCGCGAAGCATTCCAAGCCCCCCCGGTTCCACTAGTCCAGCGAAACGGAGCGAGACCCTCCCGGGCGGAGCTCGACCAGCTCCCCGTCCGCGAGGAGCCGCCATCCGTCGCCCGCGTCCAGCGGCTGGCTGGCCGCCGTGGCGGCGAAGGCGTCCTCCCGCA
Above is a window of Deltaproteobacteria bacterium DNA encoding:
- a CDS encoding zinc ribbon domain-containing protein, yielding MPTYEYECPDCGEFEKDQRMADPPLKKCPHCGKPVKRLVGGGGGFVLKGGNWVSKMQSGGESAKKATDRLMKQTVGEVAEDIAKHSKPPRFH
- a CDS encoding metallophosphoesterase, producing the protein MSLFLATFLLIYGSAHAYVFLKAKAAFSLGWGSSLAVLPVIAAFLCAPIAAHFLVRSGHEDAARAVSYAGYLWMGFLFFLFWTTLASDLLRLALLLPARIGIAENAPRALAGRAAFLCAAALSLGLAAYSAVEASRLRVVRVRVETSKLPPSVPRLRIAQITDLHLGLIHRTRKARDVAEVVSRERPDLFVSTGDFVDGQLDGVDGLSDIFRGIAAPRGKYAVLGNHEYYAGVDRSIDFTRRSGFTLLRDDAAVVDNAFRVAGVDDPARTRFGRSGAPSEADVLRGLPDGRFTVLLKHRPAIDPSAAGKFDLQLSGHTHHGQIFPFRLFTALVYPLLGGDHPVPGGGTLHVSRGTGTWGPPMRFLAPPEVTIVDVVRVPAREHPALPGR